The sequence GTTTAGCTGCTTTTTTAGAAGGTTCATTCAATGCATCAGCTTTCCATTCATATCTCCTGAAACCAAGCGTTTCGAATACATAGCGCGCAAGTAAATAATGCGCCTCAGTTGAGACAACTGTTTGTCTCATTTTTTCCGAAAACGTAACCATTCCCACTTCGACAACACCGTTAACGATGTCTAAACGCATCAATGCAAATGTTCCAACTGCTTCATTGTTTGCGTTAATAATCGTAAAACAATCATAATCATTGCTGTTTTCCATTCCCAATACGTAATCATTAAATTCAGAATAGACTGTTGGTACAGCGCTCGGTAGATAAGTCCATTGTTGTGGTGACTGGTTCTGACTAAAAGAGTGAAAGAGACTTTCTGCGTGCGCTTCAGCATTAACTGGCTCTAAACGACAGTATTTACCCGTTAAAACAACTTTTTCAGGCTTTTTGAATGTCAGGGTATCTTCTGCTAAGGCGACTCCCACTGGCTGTCCATAGTCATTCATACGACTATTTATTTCATCAAACTGTTCGTCACCACAGACACACCGAATCTTATCAATTCTACCTAAACCACAACTTTTACAAATCCTCATTTCTTCATCCCCTTAACGCTATTATTTTCATATAACTTAACACGATAACCAATATTAACAAAAAAAGCCCCTGTAGAGCAAATTTATCTCTACAAGAGCTTAATTTTTTATTTTTCCATACGTTTATAAACGTTAACAAACTCAATCACGACTTCGCGTAATGTTTCAGTTGTAATTAAAAGATCCTCAGCATGTACTAATAAAAGTTGAATTTCGACTTTCTCACCTGATGCTTCTTTTTGGATCAATTGGTGGTGCACACTGTGACCTGTTTTTAATGATTCGTTTCCTTCTTCAATTTTACTCTCAGCTTCTGTAAAATCGCCGGTTCTTGCTGCTCGCAAGCCCTCGAGATAGCTACTACGTGCTGAGCCGACATGGCTAATCATACCAAATATAATCGTTTCCATTTCATTCATCTTTTATTCCCCCTGTAGATAATGATAAACTGCCCCTAACAATCCCGCTTGATTACGATGCGTCACTGCCTCAATCACAGTGTCACGTAAACCAAACCATGTCATTTGTTCCTTTAACTCCTCAATAAATGTTGGACGACTGGTAATTCCACCACCAATAAAAATATGTGATGGATCAAAGAGATAGATTAAATTGTACAATCCTGTACAAATACCGTTATAAAATGAAGAGACCAATCGCGTACAAACAACATCACCTGCATCATACCCTGCAAAAATTTCTTCACCTGTAATATCTTCCAATGCACGTTCTGTGTATGCTGCATATTGCATTCTCATACGATAAATCGTCGTTGTATCATTAAGTGTTTGTGTACCCGGCAATGCTGTACCCGGTGTTTCAGTGAACATATAGCCAAATTCGCCCGCTCTATAGCGATTGCCACGAACTAGTTTATCATTCACATAAATGCCGCCACCAATTCCCGTTCCGATTGTTAAGCACAAGAAGTTTTCTAACGGTTTGGCTTTGCCCAACCATTTTTCTGCTAATAATGCACAATTAGCATCATTTTCAATTGCAGTTGGTAGCTTTAAATTTTTTTCTGACCATTCTAACATATTAAATTCATCAAAATCACGAATAGCACCACCCATTGAAATAACACCCGTTTTGGGATTAACGTAACCAGGCGCACTAATTGCAATTCCACTAACTTCTGGATGTGCAATCACCCATTCTTTCATCTCTGATAAAATATGTAAACCATCAAAATGCTGAATCGTCACTTCTTTTGTTTCAACAATTTCGCCATCGGTTAGTACAACGCCCATTTTGAGCGCTGTGCCACCAATATCGAATGCTGCAATACTACTACTCACTGCTATCACATCCTATTACTTAAAATACAATTTATGCTTCAGAAGCACGTTCTTCTGCATCAGCTGCGTTAACTTTATTCGATACCATTACAAACGGTAAGTAAATCAGAACTGATACTGCCAAACATAAGAGACCCACAGCTAAAGCTAAGAAATTACCACCGGTTCCTAAGAACGGAATTAACGGTCCAGGTGTTGTCCAAGGTACTTGATAAGCTATTGGCGGAATAATCTTTGTTGATACAAAGAAGAAACCAATTAACGTATTAATTGCAGGTGTGATGATAAACGGAATAATAAGGATTGGATTCAATACAATCGGTAAACCAAAGATTACTGGTTCATTGATATTGAATAATCCGGGTCCTATCGATAGTTTTGCTATATCACGATAATCCGCTCGACGAGATGCAATGAAGATGGCAATTAACAAACCAAGTGTCATACCAGAACCACCATAGTTAGCGAATGCATCATTTAATCCACCCCATGTTTCAGGATATGGCGCGCCCCAAGCTGTACCATGTGCTGCAACATAAGATAAGTTTTCTAAGTTTGGCTCTGTGAAAATAGTATCGCGAATAGCTGCGATTGTATTTGGGCCGTGAATACCAAGCACCCATAAAATGTTGGAAATGAATCCAAGTAATAAGACTGAATAAATATTGGTACCCATATCTTTTAATGGTGATTGAATAACTGTATAAACCAAATCATTGATCCCTTTTGGTGAAACCAATGTGATTAAATAGTTTAATACTGAGAATAGAATTGTGATAATTACAATTGGAATTAACACTTTAAACGAACGTGCGACTGCGGGTGGTACCTGATCAGGCATTTTTATTAGTAATTTAGGAGAACGTGATAGTCGACTGAAAACCTCGCCGACAATAATACCAACAATAATAGCAACGAAAAGACCTTGAGCTCCTAAAAACTTAACTGTCATATATGCTTGGTTATTTACTGTTTCATACGGTGTATAAACAATAAAGAACGCACCAACAGCTGTTAAACCTGCGAGTAAATCATCTTCCTTAAATGATATCGCCAAATTTCGGGCGACGAGGAAAACAATTAATATTGCCATAATATTCGTGGAACCTTGCATAACCGGTGTAAATAGTGCCTGTGCCGAAGCTAGATTCGGAAAAATCTTTCCTAAGAACAATATTTTCGCAATAAATCCATCTGGTGAAAGAACTGCAAAGTTTAGTAATGTAACAATTGATCCTGCCATAATAAGCGGGAACACCAGGATAAAAGCATCACGAATCGCAGCAATATGGCGCTGCGAGTTTAATTTATTGGCAACTGGTACCAACATTTTTTCCATACCACGTTCAAACTTTGTCATCATACTCATTTCAATTACCCCCCATAGGTCTGATTTTCATTCATCATCACTGATGATTTACCCCTTAGCCTTCGATTGCTTTTAATGCAGTTTCTAAAACGGCTTTCCCATTAATCATTCCATAATCTTTCATTTCAATCACAAGTACAGGAATACGACCAGCTACCATTTCATCAACTTGTGGTTTTTGATAACGTACTTGAGGCCCTAACATTACGATATCTGCTGTATCAATTTTTTTTGATGCTTCTGAAATTGATAAAGCTTCAATCGATACTTCAACGCCAACTTCGTCTGCATGCGCTTTCATTTTGTTAACCAATAAACTTGTAGACATTCCTGCTGCACATACTAATAATATTTCCTTCATAATAAATTCCTCCTCTAAGTGATGTTCATTGATTGATAGATAGACTGATTCGTTATGAATCAGTCTATCCTAAATAAAATTCCTAGTCTAACGAGTATTGAACATATTTTCTCAAACTACAACAACCGATGTTTTTAGCTATTTCAAAAAAATCATTAGACACAGATAGCCTTCTTCATTTTTCTACAATATCTTCAACACCAACCAGGTTGTTTTCGTTCTCAAAGATTCCAATTTATCAGTGTTTTACAAGGTTGAAGATGCTTTTACTCTTCTCTAGCACTTCAACCTAAAACACCTTTAAATTTCATACCCTTATAAAATCTCAAGTACTAGACCTGAAATTTGTATGATAACGTCGAAACATTTCCAGAAAAACTAAGCTGTCTTTATCGAAATTTCATAACGGGATTAAATAATATAACGAGACCTGAAATTTAAGTTTTAAATAGACGTGAATCAGTCTATCCTAACTGAAATTTCTAGTCTAATATGTTATATTTCTAATCCATTCCAATTTGGATAAAGTAGAACGAGCTTATTTTTCTTTCAATAATCAGTCGACGCTCATTAAAATTTCTAGTCTAACGAGTATTGAACATTTTAAAGATTCCAATTTATAAGTGTTTTACAAGGTTGAAGATGCTTTTACTCATCAACTAAATTGGCACCATTTTCTTTAATTGTTTTTTGGTACCAATAAAAGCTGTCTTTCTTATATCTTTTAAGCTCTTTCTCATCGTTTTCTTCACGGTCAACATATACAAAGCCGTAACGTTTTTGGTAACCGTTTAACCAACTTAGTAAGTCAGTGAAGCTCCATGTACAGTAGCCTAACATTTCAACCCCATCTGTAATCGCTTCTTGAATCGCTAATGAATGTTGGCGTAAGTAATCAATTCGATACTCATCGTGAATTTCCTTATCGTCTGTCAAACTATCGTATTCCCCTAAACCATTCTCTGTAATTAAGATTGGTAAACGATAGCGACTTGCGATACGACGCAAACCTATTCTTAAACCAGTTGGGTCAATTTCCCAATCCCAGTTTGTTTTTTCAAGATATGGATTATCTTGTATCTTGAATAGTCCTGGCACACCTTTTTCTTCACTTGTACCTTTTTCACCTGTTGTATTCATTTTACCGTGCCCGACTCCATCAATTGGATTAAAGGCATTTGTCATTGTACGGTAATAGTTTACGCCCATAAAATCTGGCTTTCCTTTTTTCAGTAATTCAGTATCACCTGTTAATATCTCCGGTGCCCAACCTTGTTCTTCTAGCCAGTGGAAGATAGCCTTAGGATACTCACCCCATACATAAATATCCATCCAGAAATTAGCATTAAATTCTTCTGCATTTAAAGCCGCTAATTCATTTTTAGGATGTGCATCAATCGCATAGTTAGGACCATATGCAAAACTTGGACCTATTTTACCTGATGTCCCTAATTCACGGAACTTGTTGATTGCTGAAGCATTTGCTAAGTTTGCGTTATGGTTTGCATTATACATACGTTTTTCATCTGAAACGCCTGGTGGATGGTACGCTAATTGATAACCGTGCGAGATGAACACATTTTGTTCATTCAAAGTTACCCAGTGATGTACTCGCCCGTTGAAACGTTCGAACAAAATTGCAGCATATGTTGTGAAATCTTCAATGATTTGACGTGATTCCCAACCACCATAAGCATCTTGTAGACCTTGAGGAATATCCCAGTGATATAAAGTCACGACAGGTTTAATATTATGAGCAATTAATTCATCAATTAAATCATCATAAAATTGTAAACCTTGTTCATTGATTTCACCTCGACCTGTTGGTAAAACACGGCTCCATGCGATAGAAAAACGATAAGCTTTTAATCCTTGTTCAGCCATTAAAGCCACATCTTCTTTGTAACGATGATAATGGTCCACGGCTACATCACCGTTTGTTTCTTTAAATGTTGTACCTGGAATACGGACAAATTCATCCCATACTGATGGGCCTTTGCCGTCTTTATCCCATGCACCTTCTACTTGGTAGGCTGCTGATGCCGATCCCCATAAGAAATCTTTTGGAAAAGGACTTAAACGTTTATGCTCCATAATTCGTACCTCCAAAAAAACTTTATTTTCCTTGCTCCTTTAATGTATACGCTTTCTTTACTTTGAACAACTGTTTCTGAAGGTTCTGACGATTGTTTCACACGTTAGGAAATTATTTCAGAGCTGAAACACAGCGTTTCACTGTCAAAAACCTTTATTACCAAGGACTATCGTCTTTTTTTAACGTTTTTATCATTTTAAAGCGTTCTCAATACAGTCAAATAAAAAACAGTGTATCTATTTCATACACTGTAACTGGCACCCCGTTAATCATTATGCTCACGATCGTAATTCTTTTTAGCCATTGCTTCTAAAATAAAAAGGACAGGAATTTGAGTGGTGATATTCGTTCGATCAACCATTTCTTGCGTTACATAGTATGAAATATTAACATCAGATAACCCTGCTAATGTATTATGCGTTGTATTTGTAATACTGATAATTTTACTACCGTAATCTAACATGTTATGAGCCTGCTCCAACACCTGATCTGTTTCACCCGATACGGATAATATAATCATGACGGCATTTTTAAATTGTTGTCCTGCATTTGGATAAAAGGGATCCTTTATAAAAAAAGTACGTTGTTTCATATTAGAAAAGAAACGTGAACCATACTCTGCTAAAATGCCTGATGTTCCAATACCAAAGAAAACCACTAAATCAGCTTCATTAATCATATCAACCGCTTCATCTAATATTTCATCATAACCACGGTTCATTGTTCGCTCAAAAAATTCTTCCAACACTTCAACTGTATCGATTGTTTGTGCTTTTTCTTTTTTGACAGCTTCTTGTTTTAATTTAACTTTAAATTCTGAAAAACCTTCACAACCTACTTTACGTGTAAAACGAACAATTGACGCTGGAGAAACATGAGTTGCCTCGGAAAGTTCACGCACTCGCATAAACATCACTTTATCTCGATTATCTCGGATATAGCGATACAAGTGATGTTCCGTTTCAGTGAATTGTCTAACTTCTTCATTTGTAAACATCATGCCACCCACTCCTTCTTACACTCTTCTTTTATTTAATTATAACTGACAAAACAACAATCACAATATGTTTTTATTTCTAAATGCCTTCTATTAATAATAGTTCGCATAAATTTCCAACAAAAAACCGCCATGAAGTTTTAATTCTTCAATGACGGTCATACTAATTATTCAGTTACACCAAATTGGCTATTGTACAAATCAGCATAAAAACCTTTTTGTTCAATTAACTCTTGATGATTACCACGTTCGATAACATCGCCTTCTTTCATGACTAATATTAAATCAGCATCTCTGATTGTAGATAGTCTGTGTGCAATAACAAAGCTGGTACGACCACTTCGTAAATTATCCATTGCTTTTTGTAGGTTAACTTCTGTTCGTGTATCAACTGAAGAAGTGGCTTCATCTAACACAAGCATATCCCGGTTAGCGATAATTGCACGTGCGATTGTTAACAATTGTTTTTGACCTTGTGAAATATTATTACCATCTTCATCTAGTACTGTGTCATAACCTTCAGGTAATTTTCGAATAAAGTCATCAGCATATGCAGCTTTTGCTGCTTCGACTATCGTTTCATCATCTGCATCATTGTTACTGTATCTAATATTCTCACGTATTGTTCCTTTAAATAACCAAGTATCTTGTAACACCATACCAAACTTCGCACGAATTTCTTCACGCGTTTGACTTTGAATATCGTAGCCATCAATAAAAATATGGCCTTTGTTCACATCATAAAAACGCATCAGTAAATTGATAATCGTCGTCTTACCTGCACCAGTTGGCCCAACGATAGCCACAGTCTGGCCTTTATTAACCGTGAAATCAAGATTTTCCATCAATAATTCTTTACCGTTATAACCAAAAGCAACGTTCTCAAATGCTACTGCATCTGCATATTTTGGTGTATAAACTGCTGGTACTGTTGCTCTTGTATCAATCTCATCAGGTTCATCTAACATTTCGAATACACGCTCAGCTGATGCAATAGTTGATTGGATAATATTTGCAATATTTCCGACATCTGCAAAGGGTTGATTAAACTGACGTGAATATTGAATGAATGCCTGAATATCACCTACGTTGATGCGACCATTTAAGGCATAAAAACCACCGACTAAGGCCACACCAACATAACCAAGATTACCTACAAAACGCATGAGCGGCATTATCAAACCAGAAATAAATTGTGCTCGACGTGCTGCTTTGAAATATTTTTCATTTCCTTCGTTAAAAACAGTAAGAGATTCATCTTCTCTTTGGAAAGCTTTTACTAATTGATGACCACTGTACATTTCTTCTATATGGTTATTTAGTAAACCTAGCTCTTTCTGTTGTGATTTAAAAGCTGATTGTGATTTTTTAGCAACAAAGATAACCACAATAAGGCTCAAAGGAACCGTCAACAAAACAATCAGTGTTAGATTGAAGTTAATCGTAAACATCATGATTGTGATACCAATTATGGT comes from Brochothrix thermosphacta DSM 20171 = FSL F6-1036 and encodes:
- a CDS encoding ROK family protein, which translates into the protein MGVVLTDGEIVETKEVTIQHFDGLHILSEMKEWVIAHPEVSGIAISAPGYVNPKTGVISMGGAIRDFDEFNMLEWSEKNLKLPTAIENDANCALLAEKWLGKAKPLENFLCLTIGTGIGGGIYVNDKLVRGNRYRAGEFGYMFTETPGTALPGTQTLNDTTTIYRMRMQYAAYTERALEDITGEEIFAGYDAGDVVCTRLVSSFYNGICTGLYNLIYLFDPSHIFIGGGITSRPTFIEELKEQMTWFGLRDTVIEAVTHRNQAGLLGAVYHYLQGE
- a CDS encoding ABC transporter ATP-binding protein: MSHGPGNSMNKVEKPKDFKTSFKRLLGYLKPYRLNLIIVFIFAILSTLFTIVSPKILGEATTLIFKGVMSPERHVDYEAVGTIVIWLIALYLLSSIFSFVQQYIMSSVAQNTVYDMRKQLKEKMDRLPLNYYDQRNNGDLLSRAVNDMDNIANTLQQSLTTAITSIVTIIGITIMMFTINFNLTLIVLLTVPLSLIVVIFVAKKSQSAFKSQQKELGLLNNHIEEMYSGHQLVKAFQREDESLTVFNEGNEKYFKAARRAQFISGLIMPLMRFVGNLGYVGVALVGGFYALNGRINVGDIQAFIQYSRQFNQPFADVGNIANIIQSTIASAERVFEMLDEPDEIDTRATVPAVYTPKYADAVAFENVAFGYNGKELLMENLDFTVNKGQTVAIVGPTGAGKTTIINLLMRFYDVNKGHIFIDGYDIQSQTREEIRAKFGMVLQDTWLFKGTIRENIRYSNNDADDETIVEAAKAAYADDFIRKLPEGYDTVLDEDGNNISQGQKQLLTIARAIIANRDMLVLDEATSSVDTRTEVNLQKAMDNLRSGRTSFVIAHRLSTIRDADLILVMKEGDVIERGNHQELIEQKGFYADLYNSQFGVTE
- a CDS encoding PTS lactose/cellobiose transporter subunit IIA, producing the protein MNEMETIIFGMISHVGSARSSYLEGLRAARTGDFTEAESKIEEGNESLKTGHSVHHQLIQKEASGEKVEIQLLLVHAEDLLITTETLREVVIEFVNVYKRMEK
- a CDS encoding PTS sugar transporter subunit IIC, encoding MSMMTKFERGMEKMLVPVANKLNSQRHIAAIRDAFILVFPLIMAGSIVTLLNFAVLSPDGFIAKILFLGKIFPNLASAQALFTPVMQGSTNIMAILIVFLVARNLAISFKEDDLLAGLTAVGAFFIVYTPYETVNNQAYMTVKFLGAQGLFVAIIVGIIVGEVFSRLSRSPKLLIKMPDQVPPAVARSFKVLIPIVIITILFSVLNYLITLVSPKGINDLVYTVIQSPLKDMGTNIYSVLLLGFISNILWVLGIHGPNTIAAIRDTIFTEPNLENLSYVAAHGTAWGAPYPETWGGLNDAFANYGGSGMTLGLLIAIFIASRRADYRDIAKLSIGPGLFNINEPVIFGLPIVLNPILIIPFIITPAINTLIGFFFVSTKIIPPIAYQVPWTTPGPLIPFLGTGGNFLALAVGLLCLAVSVLIYLPFVMVSNKVNAADAEERASEA
- a CDS encoding glycoside hydrolase family 1 protein, translated to MEHKRLSPFPKDFLWGSASAAYQVEGAWDKDGKGPSVWDEFVRIPGTTFKETNGDVAVDHYHRYKEDVALMAEQGLKAYRFSIAWSRVLPTGRGEINEQGLQFYDDLIDELIAHNIKPVVTLYHWDIPQGLQDAYGGWESRQIIEDFTTYAAILFERFNGRVHHWVTLNEQNVFISHGYQLAYHPPGVSDEKRMYNANHNANLANASAINKFRELGTSGKIGPSFAYGPNYAIDAHPKNELAALNAEEFNANFWMDIYVWGEYPKAIFHWLEEQGWAPEILTGDTELLKKGKPDFMGVNYYRTMTNAFNPIDGVGHGKMNTTGEKGTSEEKGVPGLFKIQDNPYLEKTNWDWEIDPTGLRIGLRRIASRYRLPILITENGLGEYDSLTDDKEIHDEYRIDYLRQHSLAIQEAITDGVEMLGYCTWSFTDLLSWLNGYQKRYGFVYVDREENDEKELKRYKKDSFYWYQKTIKENGANLVDE
- a CDS encoding GNAT family N-acetyltransferase, which codes for MRICKSCGLGRIDKIRCVCGDEQFDEINSRMNDYGQPVGVALAEDTLTFKKPEKVVLTGKYCRLEPVNAEAHAESLFHSFSQNQSPQQWTYLPSAVPTVYSEFNDYVLGMENSNDYDCFTIINANNEAVGTFALMRLDIVNGVVEVGMVTFSEKMRQTVVSTEAHYLLARYVFETLGFRRYEWKADALNEPSKKAAKRLGFSYEGLFQQITTTHGRNRDTTWYAMTDIAWRNQVENYVKWLSPENFDNEGKQLSKLKFN
- a CDS encoding PTS sugar transporter subunit IIB, with the translated sequence MKEILLVCAAGMSTSLLVNKMKAHADEVGVEVSIEALSISEASKKIDTADIVMLGPQVRYQKPQVDEMVAGRIPVLVIEMKDYGMINGKAVLETALKAIEG
- a CDS encoding MurR/RpiR family transcriptional regulator; this encodes MFTNEEVRQFTETEHHLYRYIRDNRDKVMFMRVRELSEATHVSPASIVRFTRKVGCEGFSEFKVKLKQEAVKKEKAQTIDTVEVLEEFFERTMNRGYDEILDEAVDMINEADLVVFFGIGTSGILAEYGSRFFSNMKQRTFFIKDPFYPNAGQQFKNAVMIILSVSGETDQVLEQAHNMLDYGSKIISITNTTHNTLAGLSDVNISYYVTQEMVDRTNITTQIPVLFILEAMAKKNYDREHND